A single region of the Deltaproteobacteria bacterium genome encodes:
- a CDS encoding J domain-containing protein, whose amino-acid sequence MAKRDYYDVLGVKRDADDKAIKTAYRRLAKQYHPDFNPGDKASETSFKEVNEAYAVLSNAEARAKYDRFGHAGNGQPGFDFSNFDFRNMGGSFSGFGQTYEAHGFSDILQELFGGRFDMGGGPSGGFGGHGGRFGGGRRTARGQDVEAEIRIPFLDAIRGTQMTVTVQQPGGPDNITFKVPAGISDGGKIRLRGKGGAAHGGASGDLILRVTVEPHHDFVRDGDDLRVSVPVTVAEAICGAKIPVPTPDGTSTIASAPGTSSGQVLRLAGKGVARKGHAPGDLFVTIRIVVPKNVDEKSRELIREFERNNPVHPRGAQ is encoded by the coding sequence GTGGCGAAGCGCGACTATTACGACGTGCTGGGCGTGAAGCGCGACGCCGACGACAAGGCGATCAAGACCGCCTATCGCCGACTGGCCAAGCAGTACCACCCGGACTTCAACCCCGGTGACAAAGCCTCCGAGACGAGTTTCAAGGAAGTGAACGAAGCCTACGCGGTGCTCTCGAATGCCGAGGCGCGCGCCAAGTACGACCGGTTCGGTCACGCGGGCAACGGGCAACCCGGCTTCGACTTCTCCAACTTTGACTTCCGCAACATGGGCGGCTCGTTCTCGGGCTTCGGGCAGACTTACGAAGCGCACGGCTTCTCCGACATTTTGCAGGAGCTGTTCGGCGGGCGTTTCGACATGGGCGGCGGGCCGTCCGGCGGCTTCGGCGGGCACGGAGGCCGTTTCGGCGGCGGACGCCGCACCGCACGCGGGCAGGACGTCGAGGCCGAGATTCGGATTCCGTTCCTGGATGCCATTCGCGGCACGCAGATGACCGTGACGGTGCAACAGCCCGGCGGCCCGGACAACATCACGTTCAAGGTTCCCGCTGGAATCTCGGACGGAGGCAAGATCCGGCTGCGCGGCAAGGGCGGCGCGGCCCACGGCGGCGCTTCGGGCGACCTCATCCTGCGCGTGACGGTCGAACCGCACCACGACTTCGTGCGTGACGGCGACGACCTGCGTGTATCGGTGCCGGTCACGGTGGCCGAGGCGATTTGCGGCGCGAAGATCCCCGTTCCGACGCCCGACGGCACGAGCACCATCGCGAGCGCGCCGGGCACATCGTCGGGGCAGGTGCTGCGTCTCGCGGGCAAGGGCGTCGCGCGAAAGGGCCACGCGCCCGGCGACCTGTTCGTGACCATTCGGATCGTCGTGCCGAAGAACGTGGACGAAAAAAGCCGCGAGCTGATTCGCGAATTCGAGCGCAACAATCCCGTTCATCCGCGCGGCGCGCAGTGA
- the grpE gene encoding nucleotide exchange factor GrpE — protein MEIPIDDGGEENGAAEAVSDGNGDGSAPAVETPVDPIEQAKARERELVDQLQRLAAEFDNYRKKNAGEYSRGVIEGQARAIEAILPVLDSFALAVASAANATDAGALRTGIEAVQRQLLGQLGGLGLEEIHAAPGDALDPNVHEVLMAQPGTGIEPGRVTAEFQVGYRFKSRLLRAAKVCVAAEPSAPQEPAMGENDKTNGDA, from the coding sequence ATGGAAATCCCGATCGACGACGGCGGCGAGGAGAATGGGGCGGCGGAGGCGGTTTCGGACGGCAATGGCGACGGATCGGCTCCGGCGGTCGAAACGCCGGTCGATCCGATCGAGCAGGCGAAAGCGCGCGAGCGAGAACTCGTGGACCAGTTGCAACGTCTCGCCGCGGAGTTCGACAACTACCGCAAGAAAAACGCGGGAGAGTACTCGCGCGGCGTGATCGAAGGGCAGGCGCGGGCGATCGAGGCGATTCTGCCGGTGCTGGACAGCTTCGCTCTCGCGGTGGCGTCCGCGGCGAACGCGACCGACGCGGGTGCGTTGCGCACGGGGATCGAGGCCGTGCAGCGGCAATTGCTCGGGCAACTCGGCGGGCTCGGGCTCGAGGAGATCCACGCCGCGCCCGGCGATGCGCTGGACCCGAACGTCCACGAGGTGCTTATGGCGCAGCCGGGGACGGGCATCGAACCCGGTCGCGTGACGGCCGAGTTCCAGGTGGGGTATCGGTTCAAGTCTCGGCTGCTGCGCGCGGCCAAGGTGTGCGTGGCGGCGGAACCATCCGCGCCGCAGGAACCGGCGATGGGAGAGAACGACAAAACGAACGGCGACGCCTGA
- a CDS encoding Hsp20/alpha crystallin family protein — protein MTDADELIGLSRELTRRLQSKTMETPGASRDRSAVAEPGSLPCDLVETADAYHITIDVPGVGVDDVAVTVHGQRATVRTTRRAWIPDGLTPVQVEQTAGGMSRTIDLPSAVEEGAVRAQMAAGVLTIRILKAGSAPGVTGAG, from the coding sequence CATCGGATTGTCGCGGGAACTGACGCGGCGTCTCCAGTCGAAAACGATGGAGACGCCCGGCGCGTCGCGCGACCGTTCGGCGGTGGCGGAGCCGGGCTCGCTGCCCTGCGACCTCGTTGAGACCGCGGACGCGTACCACATCACGATCGACGTGCCGGGCGTGGGCGTCGATGACGTGGCGGTAACGGTGCACGGCCAACGCGCGACGGTCCGCACTACGCGGCGCGCGTGGATCCCCGACGGGCTGACCCCGGTGCAGGTTGAACAGACCGCCGGGGGGATGTCGCGGACGATCGATCTGCCGTCTGCCGTCGAGGAAGGCGCGGTCCGCGCACAGATGGCCGCCGGGGTGCTGACGATTCGGATTCTCAAGGCGGGCAGTGCGCCGGGCGTCACCGGAGCCGGATAA
- a CDS encoding DUF1844 domain-containing protein, producing MPELNFMSLIFSLATSAMMAMGDLADPDGKSHKDLPMAKQTIDLIGLLSEKTKGNLTVEEEQFLSHTLRDLRLRFVQARG from the coding sequence ATGCCCGAGCTCAACTTCATGAGCCTCATCTTTTCGCTCGCCACGTCGGCCATGATGGCCATGGGTGATCTGGCGGACCCGGACGGCAAGAGCCACAAGGATCTGCCGATGGCGAAGCAGACGATCGACCTGATCGGGCTCCTGTCCGAGAAGACGAAGGGCAACCTGACGGTCGAGGAAGAGCAGTTCCTGTCCCACACGCTGCGTGATTTGCGCCTGCGTTTCGTGCAGGCGAGGGGTTAG